TGTTTCTTTCACATCAGTAATGACACCATCTTTAAGGGGACGAATGGTGCGAACATTTTTAGGAGTGCGTCCTAACATTCTTTGAGCTTCTTTCCCTACTGCGATCGCCTCTTTTGTTTGTTCATCAATAGCAATTACGGATGGTTCATCCAACACAATATCCTTCCCGGGCATATAAATTAAAGTATTAGCTGTACCTAAATCAATACCCATATCTTGGGACTCAGAAAATAATTCAAATAAACCCATTAATATTACCTCAGATGCTTCTTTATAAAAACTTCACATAATCACATTATCTTAATTCACTTCTTTTCTTTTGGGTAGCTAAACAAACGACTAATCATGTTTGGTCAATTTAAGAGCGTGATTTATAATTTCTCATAAAAATTAATCATTTACTATTCTCCAAATAGTCTAGTAATATGAATGAGAGTATAAAAAAACTAAATTATTTCCCTGAGAATGACAAAAAAATTCTCCATTTATAAATTATTATTATCTTCCACTTATATCTTGATACTATTTTCTGTGGTTTTTGCCTTCACTGAGAAAGGAAATTGCCAAACAACAACGGAAATATCTTCTCAAAAAGAAAAACAAGATCTTCAGAACTCCGCAGATACTAGACAAAAACAATTATACATTGACCCAAACTATCGTATTCCTCCGAGGATTGTACCAAAGGATAAAGTAAGTCAAGAAACTACTTCTTTTTCTCTTAATGGTGTTGCAGTAAGTCATCTGACAGAGTGGCAAATTCTTGGCGGTAGTACCTTCGGAGATAACATAAATTATCAACCTTCTTTTAACAGCATTTTTACTTTATCTTCTCAAGTAGAAGAAAGTTTGAGTAATGACAATATTTTTGTGCGTAAACACACTGGCTCTTATCTTCAAGTTAGAACCATTAGAAGTAAAAAAACTATTACCACGACAACAAAAATACCTCAAACCTTATTGGGCTTTCAACTACAGTTAAGTTTGACGGGGGATTGTGACTTATTTTATCTTGGTTCAAATACCACAGATCAATGCACTCTCACCCCCGGTGTCGTTATTGACAAAGAAGATAATATCAATCCAGAAACTCTGTTGCCCAGAAACATATCTCAAACAAGTCGAGTTGGAACAGTAGTTTCTCAAGAAAATTTAAACTTTATTCGTCAACCCGGCTTCCAAAGAGGTATAGAGGGACAAGAAATCGGCATAGATTTATATATTCCTAATGCAGGAGCTGTGTTTGGTAATTCTATCAGTCGTCAAACAACTATTCGTCGGCAAGAAGAAATTGATGTATTACCTGCAGGTTCTTTTTCTACTATTGAACAAATTATTAAAGTTAATCATGAAAAAGCTGTTTTAGGACGTACCGTTCGGGGTATCCCTGTTATTCCTGAAGGAGAAGAGCCTTGGCTTTATACTCTATCATCGGGAGCGAGTTTTCTTTTACCAACTATAGACCCCAAATTAGAAGGTAGTGATAAACCAGTTGATCCTCGTGCTAATCGTAATCTATTTTTAGCCAGTAATAATGCTCGTTTACCTCCTGCTAGTTTTGTCGTCTATCAAATTGGAGTAGGAGAAGCGGATACCCCTAAATCAGAGGTGGAAGAATTGAGTCAGTTACCTTCTGCCATGTATAACAGTATTTGGTTTGGTTTTTCTCCCGATGTGCGAATTTCTCTCCATAATCGTTCTTACCTAGAAATTCTTGGTTCAGAAAGAATAATTGAAAGTGCTGGAGGAGAAGGGGGTGTAGCTGATTTTAGTAATATCAATTCTATTGTTAGTTTTAGCAACCAAATTATTAACCCTGATGATTTAAGTCGATTTTATGTTCAAGCCTATGCCCGTTTTTTTGCCACAGAGGTAAATGCGATTAATCAAACTATTATTGATGAGGACACTATTTATGCTCCCCATATTAGTTTTACGGGAAATTTAACTTATACTGATAAGGTTTTCCGCTATTACCTGGGTACAATTTTTAGTGATGATGTTAGATCTTACTTGGGTGCTGACTATAATCAAAATCTCTCTAATGATCTTGATTTGAATATAGGTGCGATCGGTTATATTAATCCTAATCGAGAATATTACAGTCAAACATGGGGGAGTCTAACTAAGAATTTTCCCTTAAGTGATAATCAGCATTTTACTTTAGTAGGTCGGTTTAATTATGCAATAGACAGACCAGTTCAAGCGAGCAATTTTGCAGAGGCTATATTTCCTTCTTTAGCTAGTTTTTTGATCTTAGAAGGTCAATATAATTGGGATTGGTTCTCTATTAAAATTGGTAATAATTTTGGTGGTGTTTTGCCTAATTCTTTGAAAAATCAACTTTTTCTGGGAACTATTTTTAATATTAGTCCATTTGTCAACTTATCAGGCTATTTCGCTCCCATTGATGAAAACTCATCGAGTATCAAAGCTAGTGCTGGAATTAATTTTCGCCTTGGACAAAACTCTAATAGTCCATTCTTAAGTTTTAATTGGAGTCAATATCGTTATGATTTTGGTACTACTCCTCAAGGAGATGATTTAATTCAAAAAGATAATATTTTTCAGGTAGTAATTCGTTTTGGAGGATGAGTGAACCTAATACGAAAAGTAACCCTTAAACTTTACATAAACTTTACATAAACTTTACATAAACTTTACATAACATTTGTAATCTTCTTATATAATTTTGATTAGAATAATCTACAAAAATTTCACTAAAAAATGATAAAAAATTTACTTAAGTATAGCTCAGTAGCTATTGCGGGAGTGACCGCATTAAGTTTACCTATTTTGATGAGTCAGAATTCTGCACAAGCAGGTCAGGGCGGTTTAGCGGCGGCTGTTTCATTTACAGTAGATAGCAACCAAAATGTTAATGGTGTTGCGGCGGCTGTCGGTATTGGTAAAACAGATGCGGCGGCTTCTGCCTTTTTTGAAGTTGATCCTGTTGATGGATTTTTTAACGGTTCTGCTACCGCTTTAGGTTCTAGTAGCCCTATTACTATTGATGAAATTAATGCTATTGATATTAACTTTATAGAATCTTCTGGTGACAGAGGCGATCGCGATTTAGATATTGCCCAAGAGAATGAAATTGATGGTTTAGCTTTAATTGCTAGTAACGGAGACCTTATTGGCGGTGGTGTAATTACCTTTGGTTCTGTCATTGATGCTTTCACTGATGGCGGTGGCTTACTTCCTGATGAATAAAGTGTCTATAGGTTTTTATTCTTTAGGCAAAGGTGTTTTTTTATAAAACTTTTGTTTAAATTATCAAAAGTTACAAACAAATTGAACAAAAATCACAATAAATCATTAGTTTTGTTTATAAAAACTATTACCTCTCAAGTAGGACAGTGTAATATTTTTCCCTGTTTTCCTTGGAGGGATTTTTTATGTCATCATGAGAAAGAAACAATTTACAGTATTTTGTGAAAAAGACTATTACACAAGTAGTCAAGGAGCAAAAATGCGTGAAAACAATTAGCGATACCGACAAAAATTGTTTTTCAATAACCTCTAGTTATTAATGTTTCTAATTTTCAGGTAATATTTACTAATGATAGTTTTAAACAAGAATAACTATGGATTTTTCCAGTCAAATAGCTAGTCAACTAAATGCAGTCACGATTCTGCCAGAAGGAATTGTCACTGTAACCTTATTATTAGTCTTAATTGGTGATTTAATTTTTGGACGTAAATCAGCTAACGCCTTAGCATACTTATCCGTAATTGGTTTATTTAGTGCGGTTGTTGCCTTATTTTACGGTTGGAATAACACAGAAATAACCTCTTTTTTAGGTGCTTTCACCGCCGACAATTTGAGTATTGTTTTTCGTGCAATTGTAGCTCTTTCAACGGCGATAACTATTTTAATGTCTATTGCCTATATTGAAAATACAGGAACATCTCTCGCTGAATTTATCGGTATTATGCTTACCGCTACTTTAGGGGGAATGCTTTTATGTGGAGCTTCTGAATTAGTAATGGTGTTCGTATCCTTAGAAATGCTTAGTATTTCTTCCTACTTAATGACAGGATACATGAAACGAGATCCCCGTTCTAATGAAGCCGCTTTGAAATATTTGCTAATTGGTGCGGCAAGTTCTGCCATTTTCCTTTATGGTTCTTCCTTACTATATGGTTTGTCTGGAGGATTGACCAACATTAACGAAATCGGTGCAGTATTACAAGCAGGAGAAGGCTTAGAATCTCTCGGTTTAGCCATTGCCTTAGTGTTCATGATTGCGGGGATTGCGTTTAAAATTTCCGCCGTGCCTTTCCACCAGTGGACTCCTGATGTTTATGAAGGTTCTCCCACCCCAGTAGTTGCATTCTTATCTGTGGGTTCAAAAGCGGCAGGATTTGCGATCGCAATTCGCTTATTAGTCACAGTATTTGAACCAGTAACTCAACAATGGCATTTCATTTTCACGGCTTTAGCCATTTTAAGTATGGTGTTAGGCAACGTAGTGGCATTAGCCCAAACAAGCATGAAACGTATGTTAGCTTACTCTTCCATCGGACAAGCAGGATTTGTCATGATTGGTTTAGTTGCTAGTACGACAGCCGGTTACTCAAGCATAATCTTTTACTTGTTTATTTATCTATTCATGAACCTCGGTGCTTTTGCCTGTGTCATTCTTTTCTCTTTAAGAACAGGAACTGATAAAATTAGTGATTATGCAGGACTATATCAAAAAGACCCCTTACTAACTTTAGGATTAAGTCTTTGCTTACTATCCTTAGGCGGAATTCCTCCCTTAGCAGGGTTTTTCGGTAAAATATACATTTTTTGGGCGGGTTGGCAAGCAGGACTTTATAGCCTCGTGTTAGTAGCCCTCGTTACCAGTGTTATCTCCATTTACTACTACATTAGAGTAGTCAAAATGATGGTTGTTAAAGAACCCCATGAAATGTCAGAAGTCGTGAAAAACTATCCATCCGTGCGTTGGAATATGAGTGGAATGCGTCCCATTCAAATTAGTTTAATCGTCTTAACCATTGCCACATCCCTCATCGGAATATTATCTAATCCTGTAGTTAACGTTGCTAATCAATCTGTAACTAGCAGTAGAGTTTTAGAAGCATCTTTGACTCAAGCTAGTGCTAACATTGATAGTACTATGGATAATCAAAGAAAAAATATCGCACTACGTTAAAAAAACTAGGGAATAGCTAATAAAATATTAGATTAGGAATTGAATAAATGTTATGCAAAAAATTCCTGATTATAATACTATTCCCTTTAATTATCGCTTTTAGAATGGATTTTGACCTCAGTTCAATTTAAAAATATCGAATAAGGGTAGGTATCGGGTAGTAGGTTTCAGGCTTTAATTACTAATTTTTGATTATCTTTGCTCCTTGCCCTCTTTCTTAGCATAACCAAGAAAATTTATCCAGAACTCAGGTTTACCTTGTTTATAGTCTCACTAATTTATTTTTCAAATTTGTTGGCATTTTTTTTGATGTTTAGTTATAATTAGTAAATGTGAAAACAAAAGGGTCGATGCCCGAGTGGTTAATGGGGGCGGACTGTAAATCCGCTGGCTATGCCTACGCTGGTTCAAATCCAGCTCGGCCCATTTGCCTTTGTAGCTCAGTGGTAGAGCACACCCTTGGTAAGGGTGAGGTCACGAGTTCAATCCTCGTCAAAGGCTTTTTCTTTGAATATTGCATATTAGTGCCTTCATATTCTTGAGGTGACTTAATCGTTAGATGAAGTATATATAAGTTGCCCAAAATGTCTAACGCTGTAAATATTATTATCATTCCCTATTCTCTATCTAAACTAAAAATCAAAATCATAGCTTAATTCACCAACGTTAAGTTTTTTAGTCAACTATTTTTCTATCCGTGTGTTCTAAAATAGAATCTATACAAGACTTGAATTAGTTGCAAGGATTTTTTTTAGCGGGATTGCTCACACTTTCTTGATATGATAGGGATTAGATAAATTCAAAACGAATTGTAAGTTATATCATAAGGTAATGGTTTTTTCTCAGGTAATTAGTTTGGTTTTAGCTTTGATAATTGCTTTTTTTTCCGTTAGCCCGTCTGCTGAGGCTTTAGACTATACAAAACGGGATTTAGCAGAAGTGGACTTTTCTGGACAAAATTTGACAGATGCCACTTTCAATAAAACAAATTTACGCAGTGCCAATCTTAGTCAGTCTGATTTACAAGGAGTTAGCTTTTTCGGGGCGAATATGGATTCTATTAATTTAGAAGGGGCTAATTTGACTAATTCTATTCTCGATTCAGCGAGGCTTACCCGTGCGAATCTTCGCAATGCAGTGCTTGAAGGTGCATTTGCCACGAACACAAAATTTGAGGGGGCTAATATTGAAGGGGCTGATTTTACTGATGTTATTTTACGTCCTGATGTAGAAGAGATGCTATGTGAGAAGGCAAAAGGAGTTAATCCCACCACTGGCAGAAAAACCCGTGACACATTGTATTGTCCCTAAATGTAATCTCTAAATGTAATCTCTACTCATTCCTTAGTTTTAATGCGTTTTATACAGACTCATCGTTTAAATAATTAAAATAATTATTACTTGTTATATATTTTTACTGCTTTTGGTGTAAATACAGGGATACGAATACATAACAATGCTAATAATGCCAACATATGTATTGACCAATGTGCGATCGCAAGTCCCCAAATAATAAATACTGAAGCGGTGAAAATGCCTAAAATAAGATGAATGTCTTGATTCGTGCGTTGATAAATAAATATACTAGCGATGGTGGTAATAAATAAAAGTGTCATGAAGATGGGTATTAGCATGGCAATCACCTCGAGTCTTGATAAGAAAAACAGAAGCAACACAAAGGCAACAAAAATTAAATTTATGGTTATGATTTGAGTAAAAATTTGCGTTTATTTCCTGCTGTGACTATAACTTAACATTTTTGCGTGGCGATGATAGTTAAATAGGATACTTTGAATTAGAATTTGATAAAACTTCACAGTTATTAATATTTTGCTGTAGTTTTTTTTCTTCAAAATTATTATATTTTTCCATCCATTTTTTTAGTTCATAAGTGCCTTGACAGTCATCTTCATTATAAATAACAATGTACTCTAACCAGGTAGAATCGCCCGTTTTTAACCATTGATCATACCAAAACACACATTGATCCCCCCCTACATTACCACCATTAGAAGATAATTTTCCTATTTTTGGGTCACGCCATCTAAAACCCAACCAATTAGCAACGGTTTTCAAAGAATAATTTTCTACTGGTAAATAAAAAGAATTAATGAGTATTTTATGTAAATCAAATAATCGAGATAATAATGTTTTTAATTGAATAGAAGATGTTTGATATAAATGGGCTAGTCTTTTAATGGTTTCAACTTCATATTCTGAGTAATGGAAAATCGGGGCATTGGGATATTGATTGATAAATTCTAAGAATTGATGCCAAATAATTTTTTCTTCTTCTGGGGTTTTTGCTAAAAAGCTATAGTATTTTTGTTGGTTATTTTTTTTGTCAATTAATAAAATTCCTAACAGATAATCTAAGGTGCGATCGCACCACATACTATTACTCAAATTATTACCTTGTGTACTACCTTGCAAATTACCATCTGCTTCAATATCAAAATATAACTCGATGTCACTATTAGGTATTGGGAGTAAATTCGGTTGTTTAAAAATTGCTTGATGAGAAATAAGAGAAATAGACTGTTGTAAGAGCCTATCAGCAATACCTTTGGTGAAAACAAAAGTTAAATCGGCTATAGAAGTTTGAGAAAGGGTAGTCATATTGTTAACCCCTATTTGTTTTAAATATTCAATTCTTTTTGGTGTCATACCAGGAATAAGAGACAAATGTTGATCTGATTTTGCTTTTTGATAACAACCTTCATACCAAGGACAAAAACTGCACTTCTGACGAGATATATATACATCAGGTATATTTTCTCCTACCAACATCTGAAAACACTCATTAATTAATTCCTGAGTACGAGAAAACCATACTTTGAGGTTGATTTTATGAGGCTTACGATTATCCCGCAAAGCCATTTCTCCTCTAGTAAGATTAATTCCCTGAATTTGATTAAGAATATCAATGGTAAAAGCCATTAATAATTTATATTCAGGTTTAACATTTTTTCCTAAATGAATATTTAATGGATAATAACTCCAGTTTCCTAATTCAGAGGGAATATTTTGCTTAATTAAAACTGTGGGGGTAGCGGTTAGGGTTATTTTTCCTGCCTCACCATCGATAAGATTCCAAGCCACAACTCCTTTATAAATACTTTCTACCCCTTGACTCATTAATTGTTTTGTTAATACAATTAGTTTTTCCTTATCTACCTCTTCCTCTTGTGTCTTCAACATATTTCGAGGTTGATGAGGGTTTAAACCATAATGAGAAATAATTTGTTGATGATGAAATTCTTTTTCTGCTTTTAACTTAAAGAGAAAATCCTTCTCTGGTGACTTTTGACCTTCTTCACCATAAATATCAAGAAAAGCGCGACGGGAACAACGTCTATAGTGAAGCAATAATTCGTCTGTCAAAAGCATATAAGCAAAGTGCAAGGGTAAAGGGCAAAGGGCAAAGGTGAATAGTTGATGTTGATAACTTCTGTACGGGCGAATGGCCATTCGCCCCTAACTAACTCCGAACTCCCTAAGCCCCCTTTCACCCTAACACCTTTTTTTACCTATGACTCAATAATTATCCGTTGGTGAATGCAAGATTTTGACTGATACTATCTCTAAGAATAGCCGCCTTATCTGTACGTTCCCATGGTAAATCTAAATCAATTCTGCCAAAATGCCCATAAGCGGCAACATCTTGGTAAAAACGACCATTTCTTTGGGCAGGTAAGTTTCTTAAATCAAACATTTGAATAATACCTGCGGGGCGTAAATCAAAGTTAGCTTTAACTAAAGGTAATAATTTATCTTCAGAAACAGTAGAAGTGCCAAAAGTCTCAATTAAAATACTAACAGGTTGAGCAACTCCAATGGCATAGCTAAGTTGTACTTCACATTTACTAGCTAAACCAGCCGCAACAATATTTTTTGCTACATAACGGGCGGCATAAGAGGCACTGCGATCGACTTTTGTAGGATCTTTTCCAGAAAAAGCACCACCTCCATGGCGAGAATAACCACCATAGGTATCAATAATAATCTTACGACCCGTTAAACCAGAATCCCCTTGAGGACCACCAATCACGAATTTTCCAGTAGGATTAAGTAAGAAACGAGTTTTATCAGAAGGCTTTAGGTTTAAATCCGAAAATACAGGATTAATTACCACTTCTTGGATAGCTTCTTTTAAAGTAGCCTGAATTTTATCATTGTCGGTAATATTACCGATAGTTTCACTGTGTTGAGTAGAAATGAGAATGGTGTCAATACCCACAGGTTGATCATTTTCATAGGCAATGGTAACTTGAGTTTTACCGTCAGGACCCAAATAAGGTAATTCTCCAGATTTTCTTACCGTTGCTAAACGTCTTGATAAGCGATGAGCTAAACTAATAGGCATGGGCATCAATTCAGGAGTTTCGTTACAAGCATAACCAAACATAATACCCTGATCTCCAGCACCAATACTGTCTAATTCATCTTCACTGAGAGATTCCCGTTTTTCCTGTGCCTGATTGACTCCTTGGGCAATATCGGCAGATTGTTCATCTAAAGCCACTAAAACGGCACAACTGTTGGCAGAAAAACCGTTACTAGCATCGGTATAGCCAATTTCAGCAATTTTTTTACGAGCTAAGTCCACGTAGTTAACATTGGCTTGGGAGGTAATTTCCCCAGTAATTAAAACTAAACCAGTATTAACAACTACTTCAGCCGCAACTCGACTAGATGTATCTTGAGCTAATAAAGCATCTAAGATAGTGTCGGAAATTTGGTCACAGATTTTGTCCGGATGCCCCTCTGTAACGGACTCGGACGTAAAAAGATAACTACGACTCAATTGTTTATTCCTCTATATTTAGGTTTGATATTTTATGATAGGTTAATATTGCCATAAATAAAACAGACAAACCTATCTTTAATTTTCCTAACTTGTTATACTTTCAATCGCTTTTGAATCGTTTTTGCTCATATGTCTTAATTTTGTTATTGTTCAGTTGCCAAAAAGAAACTAGAGAAAATTCTGAGCTAGAAGCAATTATTATCACTCCAGAAGAAAAGCAGGTAATTATTAGCAAAATTTATGAAAATCAGAAAGACATAAAACTGTGTAATCAAGAAAGAGACCAAGCCTTATCTATTGATTCTACAGAAATTTATCCTCTAAAGGAAAATCAGTATTTAGTAGAGATTTTATGTTTTTTAGGGGCGTATCAAGGTAACTATCAATATCTGTTATACAATCGTGTTAATTCAGCTATAGAAAAAATTAGTTTTGCTACTTTCAGAGATAATCCCCAGAATTTACAGTTAACTAACACTTTTACTCTCAATGGCTCTCCAGAATTTGATCCAATTAGTCAAACTCTATCTTTAGAGACAAAATCTAGGGGTTTAGGAGACTGTGGTAGCTTTGTAGTTTATCAGTGGCAAAATAGCGAATTTACCTTAAGAGAATATCGTTATAAATCTGATTGTGATGGGGTTTATCTGTCTCCCGAAAAGTATCCTCTTATTTATCCGTGAAGTACTCATTCTCGCTATGCTGAAATTAAGGACTTTTCACCCGTATCATAAAAATAACCTCAATTCAGGATAAATTTTTATAGAAAGTGATTGAGAAAAGGGCAAAAGCTGACAGGGAGACAATGAAACTGCAATGAGGGTAGGTTTTAGGTTTCAGGTTTCAGGTTGCAGGTTTCAAAAAAAATCTCAAAAGAATCAAATTAGTGAAAAAATTTTTGCTGAAATTGCATAAATCGGAAAAAAGACACTGATAAGTAGATAAGGAAACCCTCATGGTGAAAAACCATTGGAAATCTACTTTTATGAAAATGCAAAAACGCACTAATCTTGTTATGCAGTTTTCTTCCTTTCTCTGTTTGAAAGAAGAATCATCTTCTCTGATTACCTACTGGAAAATTACTCCTGAATTAGAGCAAAATATGAGGCAATTATTGGATCAGCAAGAAATTTTAGCTGAAGAAGATGACCTTATTGCCCAAGAATTTTTGGAGTGGTTGCGAGATAACCAAGATAATTTAAAGAAAAAGCATTTAATCGCTTATTTGCAAGAATCTTGTTTCTTTGCCACAAAAAAAGTTTATCAACGATTTAAAAATTGTTGGAATATATTTACTTGGCAGGATTACTTCCAATGGGCTAATTTGCTTTTGGCATCTCCCACAAAATTATTAGCTAAATACAATCAAAGTCTTCGGTATAAATTAACTACCTATGCTCGAAGCAAAATAGAATCCCAATTAATAGATCGGGCATATCAATATATGGGATGGGAAAGAGCTTCTGATTGGGGGTTGTTAAGACAATTAAAATCTGGGACTCGGAAAAAATGTTTACAGATAATAGGAGGTTTAAAAGATAGTGATTTAGAAAAATACCTATTGGTGTGGGAATGTTTTAATGTAGTTTATTCATCTAAAACTATTAAAAAGAATCAAAAACTACCACCTCCTTCTGCTAATCATTTTTTAAAAATAACTCAAGAGTACAATTTTATTGTTAAAAATAAAGGAGCTAATTTACCTAATATTAATCAAGAAGAATGTAATTTAATTATTAGTAATTGTATCGAATTTGCTCGTCAATATTGTAGTCCTAAAATTTTAAATAGTGGAGAATACACAGAAAATTTAGTTGATCAAGTTAATGTAAATGTTCGAGAAGAAAAGGAACTTCAAAAAGAAGAATATAATCAGGTGGATACCATATTGACTAATGCCTTTTATGAATTAGATTTAACCCAGAAAATTTTATTTGAATTATGGAAAGGTTTACAGTTAACTCAAACAGAGATAGCTGAAATTATGGGGGTTAATTATGGTGAGTTTGTCAGAGAACAATATCAAGTTACCCGTCAAATTAATTCTACCCGACAAGAATTATTGGAAAAATTGGTCAGAGAAATTTTAGCTGATTCTCAAATTACTATAACTAAGCAAAAATTTAAAGAGTTAAAAAATCCTTTAGATCAATGGTTACAAGAATATTGTAAAGAGGTTTTATCTCAAAAAATTACAGAAATTTATCAATTATTGTCTGATAATGAAAAGTCAACAATTATGAACAATTTTCAAGAAAAAAATTTTACTGATAGTGATACATTGAACCATGATTTAAACCCTTTAGCGAAAAATTTGAAAACAAAATTAATAGAAGATTACCAATTGTTTTTCCCAGAAACTAATCACATTAATCTTTGTTTTGTCCATTTAGTAGAGGATTGGTTTATTAATAATTATCCTAATTTTATTTAATAGTTTTTTTACTTTTGCAATGATTTTTACCAATATAAATTCAATAAATATCATGTCTTTAGATCTATTTACTGCTTTTAACTCTGAAGATTTGTGGCTAAAATTTTCTGACAAAGAATATGATATAGCCATGGAAAAAGCCAAAAATTTTGCATCTTTAGCACAGCAACATCAGGCTTTAATCAATTTTCTTGCTAGTAATTGTCTGATTAAATGGTTAAACATGACCTACGGTGATTTGATCCGTCAAGTTAATTTTGAGTTTGAAGAAAAAGATTTATTTAGTATTTGGCAATTTGTTAATGGAACACCGCTTATTATTAATAATCTTTCACGTCGTCTAGTTGTAATACCTGAAGAATGTGAAGATTTGAGTGAATTTAATATCCCTCAAGAATGGTTAGATATTCCTCAACTTAGAGGAGATTATTTTTTACCAGTACAAGTTAATTTAGAGACAGGTTGGTTAAGATTTTATGGTTTTACAACCTATGAATACATAAAAAAATATAGCTATTATAATCGTTATTTTGCTTACTATATTTTACCTGAACATTTTTTAGATGATGATCTTAACCTAATATTTCTTTTCGAAAAATATCAATTATTTAATCATGTTGAATATCAGGCTTTACCACAATTTTCTAGTGTGGAAAAAAGACAATTTATGGAACAATTAAATAATATTGAGGCTTCAAGAGTTCGTCATCATTTGAATTTTGTTCAATGGGCGGCTTT
This is a stretch of genomic DNA from Cyanobacterium aponinum PCC 10605. It encodes these proteins:
- a CDS encoding DUF1176 domain-containing protein; its protein translation is MFSCQKETRENSELEAIIITPEEKQVIISKIYENQKDIKLCNQERDQALSIDSTEIYPLKENQYLVEILCFLGAYQGNYQYLLYNRVNSAIEKISFATFRDNPQNLQLTNTFTLNGSPEFDPISQTLSLETKSRGLGDCGSFVVYQWQNSEFTLREYRYKSDCDGVYLSPEKYPLIYP
- a CDS encoding TM0106 family RecB-like putative nuclease; the protein is MAIRPYRSYQHQLFTFALCPLPLHFAYMLLTDELLLHYRRCSRRAFLDIYGEEGQKSPEKDFLFKLKAEKEFHHQQIISHYGLNPHQPRNMLKTQEEEVDKEKLIVLTKQLMSQGVESIYKGVVAWNLIDGEAGKITLTATPTVLIKQNIPSELGNWSYYPLNIHLGKNVKPEYKLLMAFTIDILNQIQGINLTRGEMALRDNRKPHKINLKVWFSRTQELINECFQMLVGENIPDVYISRQKCSFCPWYEGCYQKAKSDQHLSLIPGMTPKRIEYLKQIGVNNMTTLSQTSIADLTFVFTKGIADRLLQQSISLISHQAIFKQPNLLPIPNSDIELYFDIEADGNLQGSTQGNNLSNSMWCDRTLDYLLGILLIDKKNNQQKYYSFLAKTPEEEKIIWHQFLEFINQYPNAPIFHYSEYEVETIKRLAHLYQTSSIQLKTLLSRLFDLHKILINSFYLPVENYSLKTVANWLGFRWRDPKIGKLSSNGGNVGGDQCVFWYDQWLKTGDSTWLEYIVIYNEDDCQGTYELKKWMEKYNNFEEKKLQQNINNCEVLSNSNSKYPI
- a CDS encoding sigma-70 family RNA polymerase sigma factor encodes the protein MVKNHWKSTFMKMQKRTNLVMQFSSFLCLKEESSSLITYWKITPELEQNMRQLLDQQEILAEEDDLIAQEFLEWLRDNQDNLKKKHLIAYLQESCFFATKKVYQRFKNCWNIFTWQDYFQWANLLLASPTKLLAKYNQSLRYKLTTYARSKIESQLIDRAYQYMGWERASDWGLLRQLKSGTRKKCLQIIGGLKDSDLEKYLLVWECFNVVYSSKTIKKNQKLPPPSANHFLKITQEYNFIVKNKGANLPNINQEECNLIISNCIEFARQYCSPKILNSGEYTENLVDQVNVNVREEKELQKEEYNQVDTILTNAFYELDLTQKILFELWKGLQLTQTEIAEIMGVNYGEFVREQYQVTRQINSTRQELLEKLVREILADSQITITKQKFKELKNPLDQWLQEYCKEVLSQKITEIYQLLSDNEKSTIMNNFQEKNFTDSDTLNHDLNPLAKNLKTKLIEDYQLFFPETNHINLCFVHLVEDWFINNYPNFI
- the metK gene encoding methionine adenosyltransferase encodes the protein MSRSYLFTSESVTEGHPDKICDQISDTILDALLAQDTSSRVAAEVVVNTGLVLITGEITSQANVNYVDLARKKIAEIGYTDASNGFSANSCAVLVALDEQSADIAQGVNQAQEKRESLSEDELDSIGAGDQGIMFGYACNETPELMPMPISLAHRLSRRLATVRKSGELPYLGPDGKTQVTIAYENDQPVGIDTILISTQHSETIGNITDNDKIQATLKEAIQEVVINPVFSDLNLKPSDKTRFLLNPTGKFVIGGPQGDSGLTGRKIIIDTYGGYSRHGGGAFSGKDPTKVDRSASYAARYVAKNIVAAGLASKCEVQLSYAIGVAQPVSILIETFGTSTVSEDKLLPLVKANFDLRPAGIIQMFDLRNLPAQRNGRFYQDVAAYGHFGRIDLDLPWERTDKAAILRDSISQNLAFTNG
- a CDS encoding pentapeptide repeat-containing protein, producing the protein MVFSQVISLVLALIIAFFSVSPSAEALDYTKRDLAEVDFSGQNLTDATFNKTNLRSANLSQSDLQGVSFFGANMDSINLEGANLTNSILDSARLTRANLRNAVLEGAFATNTKFEGANIEGADFTDVILRPDVEEMLCEKAKGVNPTTGRKTRDTLYCP
- a CDS encoding NAD(P)H-quinone oxidoreductase subunit N, translated to MDFSSQIASQLNAVTILPEGIVTVTLLLVLIGDLIFGRKSANALAYLSVIGLFSAVVALFYGWNNTEITSFLGAFTADNLSIVFRAIVALSTAITILMSIAYIENTGTSLAEFIGIMLTATLGGMLLCGASELVMVFVSLEMLSISSYLMTGYMKRDPRSNEAALKYLLIGAASSAIFLYGSSLLYGLSGGLTNINEIGAVLQAGEGLESLGLAIALVFMIAGIAFKISAVPFHQWTPDVYEGSPTPVVAFLSVGSKAAGFAIAIRLLVTVFEPVTQQWHFIFTALAILSMVLGNVVALAQTSMKRMLAYSSIGQAGFVMIGLVASTTAGYSSIIFYLFIYLFMNLGAFACVILFSLRTGTDKISDYAGLYQKDPLLTLGLSLCLLSLGGIPPLAGFFGKIYIFWAGWQAGLYSLVLVALVTSVISIYYYIRVVKMMVVKEPHEMSEVVKNYPSVRWNMSGMRPIQISLIVLTIATSLIGILSNPVVNVANQSVTSSRVLEASLTQASANIDSTMDNQRKNIALR